Genomic segment of Oncorhynchus nerka isolate Pitt River linkage group LG10, Oner_Uvic_2.0, whole genome shotgun sequence:
gtgtgcctactgGTTGCCGATGTAGCGGTTGAGGTGGCCGGTGGGCCGTTGGTTGGCTAGCAGGATCTCCAACCGCTCAGGCAGACGGACACTCACATCACCGCTCCCTCAGAGACATGCTGacacagtctggagaggaggtgtgtgtcACAGTGACAGCTaaaccagagcagagcagaaaacAATCTGGTCAGGTCAACAATTTCAAATAAAACGTCTTTCCCCTCTGATCCAAGTCAACTTACTTTTGACAGGCAGCATAGTCCCTCCTCTCACTGTGTCTGCTCCTCTTCCCACACACACCTGCAGTTAGTTTCCATTTTTAACCCTTTGTAATTCCAAACCTTCTCACCAATGACGAAAACATCCTCCAGAATTTACTGGACAGCTGACACTTCAAAATGTAGAGGAGTTATTGTTCATACCATAGTTGTAATAGACATCTGAAAGTAATAAAACAGACACCAAACTGGAAAAAAAGTACCTTTTTAATTGTGTAATCTCATTATTAGTGTTTCAACTGATAGATTCCCAGGAGACAATGCTCAGCTGCACAACTCACAGCAGGTTCAACTATCACCACTGGCTAACACCGGGATGTTGAAAAGTTCAAattctttagatatttttgattTTAAAAGGCATTGAGCATCGACATTATCTCCATGGAATCCTGCTACCGCATTATATGGTATATACAACATGCTGTGTatatacaacatacagtatatacaacatGCTGTGCTTTAATACCAGTTTGTACCTACTGTAAACGTCCTACAACTACATATTTTCAACCAGTATAAAGGATTGTgtgtgagatggatagatagatatgAGGTGAGACGAgcgagggatgggaggagagagggatgaaagaagGACTGTCAGAGAAGAGGACATAGTCTCCTCTTGCGTGTGAGCTGTGTGTCGAGGGTGAGCAGTAGTGACAGGAAATGTCTGTTGGGGTAGATGGCGCGTCGCTGGGTCACATGTTTGAGCGCGGTGCGAAGCGGCAGACGACAGTGCATCATCAGGAACGCCAGCACCAGCGTGGCGGAACGACTTATACCCATGATGCAATGCACCAACACCTTCCCTGGAGAGGATAGAGAAAGTGTGGGAATAAAGAGAAAAGGAGGGAATGAAGGGAGAGGCAGAGTTTGATGAAGGAACTCAAATGTCCCTAGAGACAGTCTTAAATTAACTATACAGAAGTAAACACCTGCATTAAAGTGCCCCTACCATCTTTAGTCTTCAGGGCCTTGTGTATGAAGTCAGCTGCAGGTTTAAAGTACTGGCTGAGGTCAAAATGGGATGAGTCTTCTGTAGGGAAGCCACAGTACACACAGGTGTTTCCATAGTAATCCTGGTCACCGATGCTGCCCTGCTTacagtgagctgcgttcaggatGTGTGTGATGCCAAGCTTCTTTAATGCACCCCTGTTCTGAGCTATGGCCCTAAGGGAAAAACAGAGGGTGAAATATATGGGGAGAGAGAAGTGTGAAATGTGAGATTGCATAACTGTTTGAACAGAAATAACATGCAGAGAACGGATTAATCAGTGAACAGCCTGGAATAATATAGACAAGATTTAGACAAAAAAATGAGAGCAATATTCAGTAATTCCATGTTCAGTATGTGTTCAACAGTGTTCTGTAAGGTTTAGTAGTGTTCAGCAGAGTTCAATAGGGCAATAGAGTCCACTATAGGAACTTGAAATGCTGAATTCCAAATCAACCTCTAGCCTCTGACCCTTAGCCTCCACTTTTTAGCTCTTACTCATACCTCTGTAGAACCAAAAGGATTGGATAGGGGGATCCAATATATTTAATCTATTATTATCTCTATTGCCGTATTTCTAAAACCCATCCAACCCAGGGGCAGGGGTAAGGGAATTTTGAAAAGAAAACAAAAACTTACACGTTTCCGATGTAGAGATTAGGCCAGACCTCATCTAGTGGTGTCAGTTCAAGCTTGCAGGACTCCAGGATTGACTCTAGTTCTTTAATAGCCACCAGGTCTTGCTGCTCTCCCTTTGACATTCTCCCTAGACAGTGGAACTACCTTGACTGACTCAACTACTGCAGCCCTCTGGCCGTGTGTGACCAACTCCAGCAggcgagggtgtgtgtgtgtgtgtgtgtgtgtatgggggtggGGGTAGGTGTGTGAGGGACATAAGCAGGTGGCTGCTGGTTGTCCACCGATTTAGCTCTGGGTTCAGCctgttctttctttctctctgtttctttctcagtctgcctctctctctctttcagtctctccctctctatatatacagtgcattcggaaagcgcatttactcatcaatctacacacaataccccattttaACAAAGCGATAACCATGTtcagaaatgttttcaaatttgttaacaataaaaataaaaaaataaaatacataagtattcagaccctttactcagtactttgttgaagcacctttggcagcgattacatcctcaagtattcttgggtatgccgctacaagcttggcacacctgtatttggggagtttctcccattcttctctgcagatcctctcaagttctgtcaggttggatggggagcgtcgctgcatagttattttctggtctctccagagacgttcgatcgggttcaagtccgggcactgcctgggccactcaaggacgttcagagacttgtctcaaagccactcctgcgttgtcttggctatgtgcttatagctgttgtcctgttggaaggtgaaccttcgccccagtctgaggtcctgagtgctctggaactTTGCTCCGATTATCTTTCCCATGACCCTGACCAGTCTCCCaatccctgtcgctgaaaaacatcccccccagcatgatgctgccaccaccatgcatcaccgtagggatggtaccaggacTACAATACGGGGTAGAAAAATAAGGAATGGAAATTGAGATAGGATACAGATGGATTAACAAAggcaaagaaagaaagagagtgatgtaACAGGCATTACATCACAGCTAAGGTCATCAGATgacaggagggaggaatggagggggaaaggaggtgtgtgtttgtgtcaaatcaaattaaattaaatgttattggtcacatacacatggttatcagacgttaatgcgagagtagcgaaatgcttgtgtttctagttccggcagtgcagtaatatctaacaagtaatctaacaattccccaacaactacctaacacacacacatctaaaggggtgaatgagaacatgtacatataaatatatggatgagcgatggccgagcaacataggcaaggtgcaatagatggtataaaatacagtataaacatatgagataagtaatgtaagatatgtaaacattattaaagtgatccatttattaaagtggccagtgattgggtctcaatgtaggcaacagcctctctgagttagtgattgctatttagcagtctgatggccttgagatagagctGTTTTTCaacctctctgtcccagctttgatgtacttACACGTTGTTTAtaatttgtgtgagtgtgtgttttctgtACCTGTACTCCAGGTTAATGATCTGCATTAGAAATATTTTATTGGGGAAGACACGTTGTTTCTGCTGCCATGAGAGGatgtttgcggacgacacaacagtggtaggcttgattaccaacaacgatgagacggcctacagggaggaggtgagggccctcggagtgtggtgtcaggaaaataacctcacactcaacgtcaacaaaactaaggagatgattgtggacttcaggaaacagcagagggaacacccccctatccacatcgatggaacagtagtggagagggtagcaagtttgaagttcctcggcatacacatcacagacaaactgaattggtccactcacacagacagcgtcgtgaagaaggctcagaaacctcaggaggctgaagaaattcggcttgtcaccaaaagcactcacaaacttctacagatgcacaatcgagagcatcctggcgggctgtatcaccgcctggtacggcaactgctccgccctcaaccgtaaggctctccagagggtagtgaggtctgcacaacgcatcaccgggggcaaactacctgccctccaggacacctacaccacccgatgttacaggaaggccataaagatcatcaaggacatcaaccacccgagccactgcctgttcaccccgctatcatccagaaggcgaggtcagtacaggtgcatcaaagctgggaccgagagactgaaaaacagcttctatctcaaggccatcagactggtaaacagccaccactaacattgagtggctgctgccaacacactgacattgacactgacccaactccagccactttaataatgggaattgatgggaaattatgtaaatatatcactagccactttaaacaatgctaccttatataatgttacttaccctacattattcatctcatatgcttacgtatatactgtactctatatcatcgactgcatccttatgtaatacatgtatcactagccactttaactatgccactttgtttactttgtctacatactcatctcatatgtatatactgtactcgataccatctactgtatgctgccctgtaccatcactcattcatatatccttatgtacatattctttatccccttacactgtgtataagacagtagttttggaattgttagttagattacttgttggttattactgcattgtcggaactagaagcacaagcatttcgctacactcgcattaacatctgctaaccatgtgtatgtgacaaataaaatttgatttgatttgatgtatgtttttttttacccttattttaccaggtaagttgactgagaacacattcccatttacagcaacaacctggggaatagttacaggggagaggaaatTAGCCAAtcggaagctggggatgattaggtgaccatgatggcaTGAGGGCCAGACTAGGAAATTTAGCAAGGATACCAggcttaacacccctactcttacgataagtgccatgggatcttttagTGAAcacacagagtcaggacacccgtttaacatcccatccaaaagaggtcaccctacacagggcaacatccccaatcactgccctggggcccTCCAATACCACTTcaagcagcatctggtctcccatccagggaccaaacAGGACCAATCCTgcatagcttcagaagcaagccatcAGTGGGATGCAAGGTGGTATGTGGCTGGCTTGGATCGTGAGGAAGGCTCGGACCAACGCAGCAGACCTTGCCTAGTGAACACAATAGcatacacacagtgacacaccagtcacacgcacgcatgcacacacttacacacagccCATACCTATCATGTAGCTAAGCAATACCCCCAAATATTTTTTAGGCCTTAAGGGGCTCAAATTGCCACTTTCATAATGATTTTCCCAAAAGtggtttgtgatacaaatgtttAAATCCTGTCAAACATCCTTCCTTCCAATGAAGTTTATAGCCAGAAAAATCTGAGATACCACAGATCTGTTCTGCTCCCCTGGCGTGGAATCACCCAgctgacacacacaacacaccatcacacactccACATCCAAACATACTTGGTCAAattaaatcaaagtttattggtcacgtatgtaaggttctgtatttattttcttagtcaaccttgtgttctgttttgTTGTATTCTTGaatgtagccctgtttctttgtgttcttgaacatagccctgtctttcatttttgttcattgatttgaatatgtggacatctataagtacctaggtgtctggctagactgcaaactctccttccagactcatatcaaacatctccaatcgaaaatcaaatcaagagtcggctttctattccgcaacaaagtctccttcactcacgccaccaagcttaccctagtaaaactgactatcctaccgatcctcgaattcggcaatgtcatctacaaaatggcttccaacactctactcagcaaactggatgcagtctatcacagtgccatccgttttgtcactaaagcaccttataccacccaccactgcgacttgtatgctctagtcggctggccctcgctacatattcgtcgccagacccactggctccaggtcatctacaagtccatgctaggtaaagctccgccttatctcagttcactggtcacgatggcaacacccatccgtagcacgcgctccagcaggtgtatctcattgatcatccctaaagccaacacctcattcggccgcctttcgttccagtactctgctgcctgtgactggaacgaattgcaaaaatcgctgaagttggagacttttatctccctcaccaacttcaaacatcagctatctgagcagctaaccgatcgctgcagctgtacatagtctattggtaaatagcccacccattttcacctacctcatccccatactgttttatttatttacttttctgctcttttgcacaccaatatctctacctgtacatgaccatctgatcatttatcactccagtgttaatctgcaaaattgtaattactcgcctacctcatgccttttgcacacattgtatatagactccccctttttttctactgtgttattgacttgttaattgtttactccatgtgtaactctgtgttgtctgttcacactgctatgctttatcttggccaggtcgcagttgcaaatgagaacttgttctcaactagcctacctggttaaataaaggtgaaataaaaataaataaataaaaatttcacctgtgttagttactctcctggtctcatcagctccttatttagttcagttcattctgtttgtgcctttgtgaggtattgttagTTTTGACTCCACTAAGCCTTTTCCTAGctcgtttgtgagaaccagttatagccttcagtcctagttttgattcacctgcctgtttgcctacctgtgtatgaccattccctgcctgtgaccacgattcctgcaTTCTGCGAAGGTGAAATAAACACCTGTTTacacaagaggtgtcactacagtccctggttcaaatccatgatatccacatccggctgtgattgggagttccatagggcggtgcacaattgttccgggtttggccggggtaggccatcaatgtaaatagaatttgttcttaactgacttgcctagttaaataaaggattttttatttttatacacaATCAAAAATCTAAAGAAGAATTCAAGAAATGACAGAATGAGTCCAATTATCaatccaaatcaaatgttatttgtcacatgcgccgaatacaacaggtaaggaaagggaaagggggatacctagtcagttgtgcaaATGAATgcgttcaactgaaatgtgtcttccacatttaacccaacccctctgaatcagagaggtggagggctgccataatcaacatccacgtcttcggtgtAGAACTTatcgtgaaatgcttatttacaagcctttaaccaataatgcagttcaagaaatagagttaagaaatattttctaaataaactaaagtttttttaaaattataaaatcaagaagtaacacaagaaaatggcataacaataacgaggctacatacagagggtaccggtacccgagtcaatgtgcaggggtacaggttagtcgaggtaatttgtaaagtgactatgcatagataataaacagcgagtagcagcagtgtaaacagACAGGGGTGCCCagttgatgaattgttcagcagtcttatggctttggtgTAGAAGCTGTGaagtcctagacttggtgctccggtacagcttgctgtgcggtagcagaaagaacagtctatgacttgggagactggagtctttgaccatttttgggccttcctctgacaccgcctggtatgtcaggaagcttggcccaagtgatgtactgggccgcatgcattaccctctgtagcgccttacgttcagatgccgagcagttgccataccagttgGTGATGCaatcggtcaggatgctctcgatggtgcagcggtataactttttaaggatctggggacccatgccaaatcttttaaatctcctgagggggaaaggtgttttcgtgccctcttcacaactgtcttggtgtgtttggaccatgatagttcattggtgatgtggacaccaaagtacttgaaactctcgaccagctccacttcagccctgtcgatgttaatgggggcctgggccctccttttcctatagtccatgatcagctcctttgtcttgctcacgttgagggagaggttgttgtcctggcaccacatggccaggtgtCTGACCTCCTACCTATGGAATGTATCATCGTTGTTAGTtagttgtgttgtcagcaaacttaatgatggtgttggagtcatgcgtggccacgcagtcgtggatgaacagggagtacaggagtagactaagcacgcacccctgaggggccctagTGTTGATAAGGATAAGCGTGGCAGATGTATTTGTATTtgaatttattatggatccccattagctgctgcaaaAGCAgcggggtccagcaaaattaagacagttcatacaattttaaaacattacaatatattcacagatttcacaacatactgtgtgccctcaggcccctacttcaccactaccacatatttaCAGTATTAAATCCATGTGTTGGAATTGTTGGAATTGGCTAAACattgaacattgagatattaaattAATGATAGGAAATGAAAGAGACTGGGTGTTATGTTAGAAGTTAATGGTTCTCTGAAGAAAGACAGAAGGCTTTGGAATGTgtttgatggaggagaggagagccatgGGTTGATATAGGgaagacagatggacatctgtgtattagatgagaggggttgaggtcaggaggtgaggacagattcTCTTAAGAGAGTAATAAATGTTTGGAATCCTGTTACCCTCTTTGTTAGCTTTCTGTAGAGCAATAAaatgtaaggattggagagaaagaggagtgtcTTAAGTGGGATGTATATAAACTGATGTCTGAAATGTTTTGCTGTCTGATTTCAGCTTTACAGAACCTTTGGGAAGAATAAGcttggttaaagcttctctagtgtccgtgggttatttactctgaaaaataagaacataacagtatgtatagtgcgtatgttaccgtgtgtgtgtgtgtgtgtgtgtgtgtgtgtgtgtgtgtgtgtgtgtgtgtgtgtgtgtgtgtgtgtgtgtgtgtgtgtgtgtgtgtgtgtgtgtgtgtacatgtgtctgtgcctgtagaaaaggcccatggagttggtggaataatcctttaattcattgccatttactcagctgggccaggggcgctttaattaggtcaggtggaaatgtccgacagatctcaactccataaaaggaggaaattgccatcgcctgatctcgctgctttctcttccttaactccatctgatccagaagttctgtgcgtccatgaatccacgtaagtcCACCGACTCTACCTTTCATCTGAACTATCTGTTGCGATCCGGTTGCGATCAGTTATTGTTTATAGTTATTACCGTGGAGCGTGGCTTGGAGCGCATGCTTCAAACATATTGTAtaatgtgaattgtcaatgaTCACGGCCCTACGGATCCTCATAGGC
This window contains:
- the zgc:153981 gene encoding dual specificity protein phosphatase family protein isoform X1, producing the protein MSKGEQQDLVAIKELESILESCKLELTPLDEVWPNLYIGNVAIAQNRGALKKLGITHILNAAHCKQGSIGDQDYYGNTCVYCGFPTEDSSHFDLSQYFKPAADFIHKALKTKDGKVLVHCIMGISRSATLVLAFLMMHCRLPLRTALKHVTQRRAIYPNRHFLSLLLTLDTQLTRKRRLCPLL
- the zgc:153981 gene encoding dual specificity protein phosphatase family protein isoform X2, which codes for MRSGLISTSETSQNRGALKKLGITHILNAAHCKQGSIGDQDYYGNTCVYCGFPTEDSSHFDLSQYFKPAADFIHKALKTKDGKVLVHCIMGISRSATLVLAFLMMHCRLPLRTALKHVTQRRAIYPNRHFLSLLLTLDTQLTRKRRLCPLL